A region of Polyangiaceae bacterium DNA encodes the following proteins:
- a CDS encoding DUF2088 domain-containing protein, producing MSSFAERALGELPSDLVIQRSPAPAAGGGSVVELCRGALAAPVGSPPLAELAREARRIAVVVSDESRDEPRAEMLAVLREALPWERVTLVVASGTHLATERAVPAAFRDRPLVVHGPRSRLVDLGATPRGTRIRIVAEVAEAELVVATGRIRPHYFAGFSAGAKAVFPGCALAEDALDNHRLKADPSARLGRVEDNLCRLDMEAAARALPGRAFLLNVLCDVEGTPVAAAAGDLVAAHRALLPRARELFTVRAPRAAVVVVADRPPVSESLYQASKLVPPAGALLEDDGVVIVVADLALGTGPLERVNRGIYELGLRPQLPPRHRVLLVSQLPEEIARATYAEPRASLRGALEEALASTGAARAVALWRAGELIAVPE from the coding sequence TTGAGCTCGTTCGCGGAGCGCGCCCTCGGCGAGCTACCGTCGGATCTCGTCATCCAGCGCTCCCCGGCACCCGCCGCTGGCGGCGGGTCCGTCGTCGAGCTGTGCCGCGGCGCGCTGGCGGCTCCCGTGGGCAGCCCGCCGCTCGCGGAGCTCGCCCGCGAGGCGCGTCGCATCGCCGTGGTCGTCAGCGACGAGTCGCGGGACGAGCCGCGGGCTGAGATGCTGGCGGTGCTGCGCGAAGCACTGCCCTGGGAGCGCGTCACGCTGGTGGTGGCCTCCGGCACGCACCTGGCGACCGAGCGCGCGGTGCCCGCTGCGTTTCGCGATCGCCCGTTGGTCGTGCACGGCCCGCGCTCGCGACTGGTGGATCTCGGGGCCACCCCGCGCGGCACGCGGATCCGGATCGTGGCTGAGGTCGCCGAGGCGGAGCTGGTGGTCGCGACCGGGCGCATCCGCCCCCACTACTTCGCGGGCTTCTCCGCCGGCGCGAAGGCGGTATTTCCGGGCTGTGCGCTGGCCGAGGACGCCCTCGACAACCACCGCCTCAAGGCCGATCCGAGCGCCCGCCTGGGCCGCGTCGAGGACAACCTGTGCCGGCTCGACATGGAAGCGGCCGCTCGGGCGCTGCCCGGCCGAGCCTTCCTGCTCAACGTGCTGTGTGACGTCGAGGGCACGCCCGTGGCCGCCGCAGCAGGGGATCTGGTGGCAGCGCACCGAGCGCTCCTGCCGCGGGCGCGCGAGCTGTTCACGGTGCGCGCGCCGCGCGCCGCCGTGGTCGTCGTCGCCGACCGCCCGCCGGTCTCGGAGAGCCTCTACCAGGCCTCGAAGCTCGTGCCTCCAGCCGGCGCGCTGCTCGAAGACGACGGCGTGGTGATCGTCGTCGCGGATCTGGCGCTCGGGACCGGGCCGCTCGAGCGGGTCAATCGCGGCATCTACGAGCTGGGGCTCCGCCCGCAGCTGCCGCCGCGCCATCGCGTGCTCCTGGTGAGCCAGCTGCCGGAAGAGATTGCGCGCGCGACCTACGCTGAGCCCCGAGCGAGCCTCCGAGGCGCGCTCGAGGAAGCGCTCGCGAGCACCGGAGCGGCGCGGGCAGTGGCGCTCTGGCGGGCCGGCGAGCTGATCGCCGTGCCGGAATGA
- a CDS encoding alkaline phosphatase D family protein — protein MRRLAWLGGVSVLVVQLVLACGGSSDDDGGSGGKSSGGAAGSGGGGTSGSGGASGSGGSGGASGSGGVAGSDASVGGSDAGADAAPDVSVDALVDAPIDVVPDAASSEIDFDPTTIPESKTSFPSGIQSGDVTWGGAMVWTYYGGTSPLLLRVYRPSTAGKVSLYHESVVTPSADGYVHVDVPALPPHTELFYVFLEGSSPSFSGRSAVGRFVTAPLPGQKPAVRFGGTSCTDNGKAPFPPLSHAGAEKLDFFILAGDTTYNDSANTLSQYRAKWLGQMGQATYQALLTSTGHYATWDDHEVDNDWNPETIDKTRLANATQAFFEHLPIRRDNSSPNRIWRSFKWGETLEVFVLDSRSERKPSTASGPNAQYLSPAQMTWLKNGLSTSSATFKVIVTSVPITNMPTLWDLYAVDRWEGYPAQRKELLDHITGTGIKGTLFVAGDFHLGASAQVEPSGAGAALREVFVGPGGQSGNPLTATLGAPQFEFKTGTNNYVTFLADPNTTPPTVKVTFIDGAGAKLFEKTYSF, from the coding sequence ATGCGGCGTCTGGCTTGGCTCGGTGGCGTCTCGGTGTTGGTGGTTCAGCTCGTCCTCGCCTGCGGCGGCTCGTCGGACGACGACGGCGGCTCGGGTGGCAAGTCGAGCGGCGGGGCCGCTGGCAGCGGCGGTGGCGGCACGTCCGGCAGCGGCGGGGCTTCCGGCAGCGGCGGCTCCGGCGGCGCGAGCGGCAGCGGCGGCGTAGCGGGCTCCGACGCCAGCGTAGGCGGGAGCGACGCCGGCGCCGACGCGGCGCCCGACGTCTCGGTGGACGCGCTGGTGGACGCGCCCATCGACGTGGTGCCCGACGCCGCGTCCAGCGAGATCGACTTCGACCCCACGACGATCCCCGAGAGCAAGACCTCGTTCCCCTCCGGGATCCAGTCCGGCGACGTGACCTGGGGCGGCGCGATGGTCTGGACCTACTACGGCGGGACGAGCCCGCTGCTCTTGCGCGTCTACAGGCCCAGCACGGCCGGTAAGGTGTCGCTCTACCACGAGAGCGTGGTGACGCCGTCCGCCGACGGCTACGTGCACGTGGACGTGCCAGCGCTGCCGCCTCACACCGAGCTCTTCTACGTGTTCCTCGAGGGGTCCTCACCGAGCTTCAGCGGACGCAGCGCCGTGGGACGTTTCGTCACCGCGCCCTTGCCGGGCCAGAAGCCGGCGGTGCGCTTCGGCGGAACCTCCTGCACCGACAACGGCAAGGCGCCGTTCCCCCCGCTCTCGCACGCGGGCGCCGAGAAGCTCGACTTCTTCATCCTGGCGGGCGACACCACCTACAACGACTCGGCGAACACGCTCAGCCAGTACCGCGCCAAGTGGCTTGGCCAGATGGGCCAGGCCACCTATCAGGCGCTGCTGACCAGCACCGGTCACTACGCCACCTGGGACGACCACGAGGTGGACAACGACTGGAATCCGGAGACCATCGACAAGACGCGGCTTGCCAACGCGACCCAGGCGTTCTTCGAGCACCTGCCGATTCGGCGTGACAACTCGAGCCCCAATCGCATCTGGCGCAGCTTCAAGTGGGGCGAGACGCTCGAGGTGTTCGTGCTCGACTCGCGCAGCGAACGAAAGCCGAGCACCGCATCGGGACCGAACGCGCAGTACCTGTCGCCGGCGCAGATGACCTGGCTGAAGAACGGGCTCTCGACCAGCAGCGCGACCTTCAAGGTGATCGTGACCTCGGTGCCCATCACCAACATGCCCACGCTCTGGGACCTTTACGCGGTCGACCGCTGGGAGGGTTACCCGGCGCAGCGCAAGGAGCTCCTCGACCACATCACCGGCACCGGCATCAAGGGTACGCTGTTCGTGGCCGGCGACTTCCACCTGGGCGCCTCCGCGCAGGTCGAGCCGAGCGGCGCGGGTGCCGCGCTGCGCGAGGTCTTCGTGGGTCCGGGCGGACAGAGTGGCAATCCGCTCACCGCGACGTTGGGCGCGCCGCAGTTCGAGTTCAAGACCGGCACCAACAACTACGTGACGTTCCTGGCGGATCCCAACACCACCCCGCCCACGGTGAAGGTCACGTTCATCGACGGCGCGGGGGCCAAGCTGTTCGAGAAGACGTACTCGTTCTGA
- a CDS encoding SUMF1/EgtB/PvdO family nonheme iron enzyme, translating to MWIYPPTRLAASSALAIAVGLGCGKRAEGTAAGPTASASPSASPPVASARPPKEAAKADARAEIPAGAVRVGSRPGDPGRRPELEPAEHSVELGPYSIDRLPFPNDPGRPPLTGVSRDDAKRRCAEKGARLCTELEWERACKGPSNEVFPTGDAWDPRCADEPRSCASGFEVLGMGAALREWTASDVVPTDKDAPRRAAIRGAAAKAPAQDHRCAARNGIDADTKSDDLGFRCCHGPPNAAVVKEPTLGQTFERAKINAAELEKILAADPRTAMLAKDVKFFRDPEAANTVIERGPGDKKGFSFTVAPLLWNPVAGAQYLLVAARSGDNTSFVVAFHAAGKDEYRLASSFVMKNEPGPVALAYSGYIRPRLHFSTCWGCPGETGKILHRDPDAVVIVQP from the coding sequence ATGTGGATCTACCCTCCCACGCGACTCGCCGCCAGCTCTGCTCTGGCGATCGCGGTCGGCCTCGGCTGCGGAAAGCGCGCGGAGGGCACGGCCGCGGGGCCGACCGCGAGCGCCTCTCCGAGCGCCTCGCCGCCCGTCGCGTCGGCGCGGCCGCCCAAGGAAGCGGCCAAGGCCGACGCGCGCGCGGAAATTCCTGCGGGCGCGGTGCGCGTCGGCAGCCGCCCCGGCGATCCCGGGCGGAGGCCCGAGCTCGAGCCCGCGGAGCACAGCGTGGAGCTCGGCCCCTATTCCATCGATCGGCTGCCGTTCCCCAACGACCCCGGCCGCCCCCCGCTCACGGGTGTGAGCCGCGACGACGCCAAGCGCCGATGCGCGGAGAAAGGCGCGCGCCTGTGTACGGAGTTGGAGTGGGAGCGCGCCTGCAAGGGCCCCTCCAACGAAGTCTTTCCGACCGGCGACGCCTGGGACCCGCGCTGCGCCGACGAGCCGCGGAGCTGCGCCTCCGGCTTCGAGGTGCTCGGGATGGGAGCCGCGCTCCGCGAGTGGACCGCCAGCGACGTGGTGCCGACGGACAAGGACGCGCCGCGGCGCGCGGCCATCCGCGGCGCGGCGGCCAAGGCACCTGCCCAGGACCACCGCTGCGCCGCCCGCAACGGCATCGACGCCGATACCAAGAGCGACGACCTGGGCTTCCGCTGCTGCCACGGCCCTCCGAACGCGGCGGTGGTCAAGGAGCCGACCTTGGGGCAGACCTTCGAGCGCGCCAAGATCAACGCCGCCGAGCTGGAGAAGATCCTGGCGGCAGACCCGCGCACCGCGATGCTCGCCAAGGACGTGAAGTTCTTTCGCGACCCGGAGGCCGCCAATACCGTGATCGAGCGCGGCCCCGGCGACAAGAAGGGCTTCTCGTTCACGGTTGCGCCGCTGCTCTGGAACCCGGTCGCGGGAGCCCAATACCTGCTCGTCGCGGCGCGCTCCGGGGACAACACCTCGTTCGTGGTGGCCTTCCACGCGGCCGGCAAGGACGAATACCGGCTGGCGTCCAGCTTCGTGATGAAGAACGAGCCGGGCCCGGTGGCGCTGGCCTACAGCGGCTACATCCGGCCGCGCCTGCACTTCAGCACCTGCTGGGGCTGCCCGGGCGAGACCGGGAAGATCCTGCACCGCGATCCCGACGCGGTGGTGATCGTGCAGCCGTGA
- a CDS encoding bifunctional 4-hydroxy-2-oxoglutarate aldolase/2-dehydro-3-deoxy-phosphogluconate aldolase — MSSDAVLAFIQRERAIAILRCADETRVAPALGAAVRGGFRCLEVTLNTPGALDAIARLAESQELCVGAGTVLTSDDARRAVEHGARFLVSPVVDPEVIRVGGELGAVVIPGAFTPTELLSAHRAGAPLQKLFPAPPDGPDYVRACLGPLPFLRIVPTSGVRLDNAADFLSAGAFALGFVRSLFEPEDLAGGAFDRIEERARAIVGRVRQHADVRRNQPA, encoded by the coding sequence ATGTCGAGCGACGCGGTCCTGGCCTTCATCCAACGGGAGCGCGCCATCGCCATCCTGCGCTGCGCCGACGAGACGCGGGTGGCGCCAGCGCTGGGCGCAGCGGTGCGGGGCGGCTTCCGCTGCTTGGAGGTGACGCTCAACACCCCGGGAGCCCTCGACGCCATCGCTCGGCTGGCGGAGAGCCAGGAGCTCTGCGTCGGCGCGGGGACCGTCCTCACTTCGGATGACGCCCGGCGCGCCGTCGAACACGGCGCCCGCTTTCTGGTGTCGCCGGTCGTCGATCCGGAGGTGATCCGCGTCGGTGGCGAGCTCGGCGCCGTGGTGATCCCGGGCGCGTTCACGCCCACCGAGCTGCTGTCCGCACACCGCGCCGGCGCCCCGCTCCAGAAGCTCTTTCCCGCGCCGCCGGACGGCCCGGACTACGTGCGCGCATGCCTCGGCCCGCTGCCGTTCCTGCGCATCGTGCCGACGAGCGGAGTGCGCCTGGACAACGCCGCCGACTTCTTGTCCGCCGGCGCGTTTGCGCTGGGCTTCGTGCGCTCGCTGTTCGAGCCTGAAGATCTGGCGGGCGGCGCGTTCGACCGGATCGAAGAGCGCGCTCGGGCGATCGTCGGTCGGGTGCGCCAGCACGCCGATGTCAGGCGAAATCAGCCGGCGTAG
- a CDS encoding TM2 domain-containing protein — MAPKISYTRPVQGYPPGGYGPPPQPPGYGGYGPPPGPTGFRPFAAPPVAYGGYNAHAPWGVDPKTGRPFSDKQKIIAGILQIFLGKFGVGRFYTGHTGMAVGQLVACILGVWVFSWFTCGLSAFVLLWPMIDGIMILATDSTDSDGRPLR; from the coding sequence ATCGCGCCCAAAATCTCCTACACTCGACCGGTGCAAGGCTATCCCCCCGGAGGCTACGGTCCGCCTCCCCAACCGCCGGGCTACGGCGGCTACGGTCCGCCGCCGGGCCCCACCGGCTTTCGCCCGTTCGCGGCGCCGCCCGTGGCCTACGGGGGCTACAACGCCCACGCGCCGTGGGGGGTCGATCCGAAGACGGGCCGCCCGTTCTCGGACAAGCAGAAGATCATCGCCGGGATCCTGCAAATCTTCCTGGGCAAGTTCGGCGTGGGGCGCTTCTACACGGGTCACACCGGGATGGCGGTGGGGCAGCTCGTCGCCTGCATCCTGGGCGTGTGGGTGTTCTCCTGGTTCACCTGCGGGCTGAGCGCGTTCGTGCTGCTCTGGCCGATGATCGACGGCATCATGATCCTGGCCACCGACTCCACCGACTCCGACGGCCGACCGTTGCGCTGA
- a CDS encoding S41 family peptidase — protein MPFHRSSLRLALTTAAAFAGGALSAHLATATPARESPYEMLEQLGRVLVLIENEYVEPVDRRRLVEGAIKGMVAELDPHSGYLPPQDWAIFQSDTEGKFGGVGVEVDFRDEYVMVIAPIEGSPAERAGVRSGDHIVAIDNKSVRDKSPDDLIRSMRGAPGTKVILSVKRAGKEDLLHFTLTREVIVVASVAHKLLDGSIGYVRVKQFQNGTHDELLEAAAKLRKANGGELGGVILDLRNNPGGLVDEAASVADEFLIGGVIYTTRHRDKVIDEAKAGRGGVLRRGPLVVLVNEYSASAAELVAGALQDQRRGTVVGAKTFGKGSVQTLIDLPGRAGLRLTTMRYYTPSGRAIQAQGIRPDVLVEAAYVADKTFGVVRESDLENHLPAEGAPGSAPPADAGPPAADAGTGDGGPGTHLGVTRDVANDPTGGADLALSIGYQIVRGVLKKKQ, from the coding sequence ATGCCCTTTCACCGCTCCTCGCTCCGGCTCGCGCTGACCACGGCCGCCGCCTTCGCCGGTGGCGCGCTCTCCGCCCACCTGGCCACCGCCACTCCCGCCCGAGAGAGCCCCTACGAGATGCTCGAGCAGCTCGGACGGGTCCTGGTCCTGATCGAGAACGAATACGTGGAGCCGGTGGATCGCCGGCGCCTGGTCGAGGGCGCCATCAAGGGCATGGTCGCCGAGCTGGACCCGCACTCCGGCTACTTGCCACCGCAGGACTGGGCGATCTTCCAGTCGGACACCGAGGGCAAGTTCGGCGGAGTCGGCGTGGAGGTCGACTTCCGCGACGAATACGTGATGGTGATCGCGCCCATCGAGGGCTCCCCCGCCGAGCGCGCCGGGGTGCGCTCCGGCGATCACATCGTCGCCATCGACAACAAGAGCGTGCGCGACAAGAGCCCGGACGACCTGATCCGCTCGATGCGCGGCGCGCCGGGCACCAAGGTCATCCTCTCGGTGAAGCGCGCGGGCAAGGAGGATCTCCTGCACTTCACCCTGACGCGTGAGGTCATCGTCGTAGCGAGCGTCGCGCACAAGCTGCTCGACGGCAGCATCGGCTACGTGCGCGTGAAGCAGTTCCAGAACGGCACGCACGACGAGCTCCTGGAGGCCGCCGCCAAGCTGCGCAAGGCAAACGGCGGCGAGCTCGGCGGGGTCATCCTCGATCTCCGCAACAACCCCGGCGGCCTGGTGGACGAGGCGGCGTCGGTCGCCGACGAGTTCCTGATCGGCGGAGTGATCTACACGACTCGGCACCGGGACAAGGTGATCGACGAGGCCAAGGCGGGGCGCGGCGGAGTGCTGCGCCGAGGCCCGCTGGTGGTGCTGGTCAACGAGTACAGCGCGAGCGCCGCGGAGCTCGTGGCCGGGGCGCTCCAGGACCAGCGGCGCGGCACGGTGGTGGGAGCCAAGACGTTCGGCAAAGGCTCGGTCCAGACCCTGATCGACCTGCCGGGCCGAGCCGGGCTGCGCCTGACGACGATGCGCTACTACACACCCAGCGGACGCGCGATCCAGGCCCAGGGCATCCGGCCCGACGTGCTTGTCGAGGCCGCCTACGTCGCCGACAAGACCTTCGGCGTCGTGCGCGAGTCGGATCTGGAGAACCACCTGCCGGCCGAAGGCGCGCCCGGCAGCGCCCCGCCCGCCGACGCCGGTCCACCCGCCGCCGACGCCGGCACGGGCGACGGCGGCCCTGGCACGCACCTCGGCGTCACCCGCGACGTGGCCAACGATCCGACGGGCGGCGCCGATCTGGCGCTGAGCATCGGCTACCAGATCGTGCGCGGGGTGCTGAAGAAGAAGCAGTAG
- a CDS encoding alpha/beta hydrolase, with protein MTSGTTKTATPAETPVTESAALGSDGTRLYVRHRAGPSATTVLLSDGICCDGFIYKYLWDDLARAASVAHWNYRGHGRSGNPVDPEQLGVEAHVSDLDAVRRHLGDPPVVLVGHSFGTQVSLEAYRLRPDNVRGIVLLCGSYGRVTHTFKNSEVLANVLPKLTELATKHPRLTRALWSRVPSKTALRVALFTGEVDPRTVNPADIEPYFQHVAHVDFPMFVRMLAAAGEHSAEDLLPSVNVPVLIIAGDRDSFTPPDLSRHMQETLPNAELVMLSGGTHVAPLEQHELVGMRIEKFLSEHGLT; from the coding sequence ATGACATCGGGGACGACGAAGACGGCGACGCCGGCTGAGACTCCCGTCACGGAGTCGGCCGCGCTGGGCTCCGACGGCACGCGCCTCTACGTGCGCCACCGGGCCGGCCCATCGGCGACCACCGTCCTCCTGTCGGACGGGATCTGCTGCGACGGCTTCATCTACAAGTACCTGTGGGACGACCTCGCCCGCGCGGCGTCCGTGGCCCACTGGAACTACCGAGGGCATGGGCGTAGCGGCAACCCCGTCGATCCCGAGCAGCTCGGGGTCGAAGCCCATGTCTCCGACCTCGACGCCGTGCGCCGCCACCTGGGCGACCCCCCGGTGGTGCTGGTGGGACACTCATTCGGCACGCAGGTCTCCCTCGAAGCCTACCGGCTGCGCCCCGACAACGTGCGGGGCATCGTGCTGCTCTGCGGCAGCTACGGGCGGGTGACGCACACCTTCAAGAACAGCGAGGTCCTGGCCAACGTGCTGCCGAAGCTGACGGAGCTCGCGACGAAGCACCCGCGCCTCACGCGCGCGCTGTGGTCGAGGGTGCCCTCGAAGACTGCGCTCAGGGTCGCGCTGTTCACCGGCGAGGTCGATCCACGCACCGTGAACCCCGCGGACATCGAGCCCTACTTCCAGCACGTGGCTCACGTGGATTTCCCGATGTTCGTGCGCATGCTCGCCGCCGCCGGGGAGCACTCGGCGGAGGACCTGTTGCCCAGCGTGAACGTGCCGGTGCTGATCATCGCCGGAGACCGCGACTCGTTCACGCCGCCGGATCTGTCGCGCCACATGCAGGAGACGCTGCCGAACGCGGAGCTGGTGATGCTCTCGGGCGGCACCCACGTGGCGCCGCTGGAGCAGCACGAGCTGGTGGGGATGCGCATCGAGAAGTTCCTGTCGGAGCACGGGCTCACATGA
- a CDS encoding TIGR04563 family protein produces the protein MLQEIKDEAARLDRSLSWVVQRAWKMARLEIKKIPSVNDIGDDEDGDAG, from the coding sequence ATGCTGCAGGAGATCAAGGACGAGGCGGCGCGGCTCGACCGCTCGCTCTCCTGGGTCGTTCAGCGCGCTTGGAAGATGGCTCGCCTCGAGATCAAGAAGATCCCGAGCGTCAATGACATCGGGGACGACGAAGACGGCGACGCCGGCTGA
- a CDS encoding YkgJ family cysteine cluster protein, with protein MAAGLHLARLRCTGCGECCRGPRVPVTFADLCRLTRATGLSAEELVDWGAPELLAGEPSSVVLLPSGRAIMLLGWNDGGCRFLDGAVCGVHASRPAACRAYPLHATFGERGGLKRLRVLRELDCPYELDGTDTLAAVRRDHAMLRSELGEHHAALREWNRAQERRRRLGKRLAPASELFQRYVRA; from the coding sequence ATGGCTGCCGGACTTCACCTGGCCCGACTGCGCTGCACCGGTTGCGGCGAATGCTGCCGAGGTCCGCGTGTGCCGGTGACCTTCGCGGACCTCTGCCGGCTCACGCGGGCGACAGGCCTCTCCGCCGAAGAGCTCGTGGACTGGGGCGCCCCGGAGCTGCTGGCGGGGGAGCCGAGCAGCGTCGTGCTCCTACCCAGCGGCCGAGCGATCATGCTGCTCGGGTGGAATGACGGCGGCTGCCGTTTCCTAGACGGAGCAGTGTGCGGCGTGCACGCCTCGAGGCCCGCCGCTTGCCGAGCCTATCCGCTGCACGCGACCTTCGGCGAGCGAGGCGGGCTCAAGCGCCTGCGCGTGCTGCGCGAGCTCGACTGCCCCTACGAGCTGGACGGCACCGACACGCTCGCGGCAGTTCGCCGCGACCACGCGATGCTGCGCAGCGAGCTCGGCGAACATCACGCCGCGCTGCGCGAGTGGAACCGCGCACAGGAGCGTCGGAGACGCCTGGGTAAGCGCCTCGCTCCGGCGAGTGAGCTGTTTCAGCGCTACGTCCGGGCGTGA
- a CDS encoding protein kinase, translated as MSAATDRARSRVGSTVRGKWTLDRLLGVGGMAWVYAATHRNQSRAALKILAPDLAGDEEIRRRFLREGYAANTIGHPGAVLVYDDDEDSDGTAYLVMELLEGGTLNDLRRAAGGKLPVGAVLSAADQALDVLAAAHERGVVHRDLKPTNLFALRDGRLKVLDFGIARVRGTTSEDEDEGMQLGSFAYMAPEQARSEWDRVDGRADLFSVGATVFRLLSGQYVHAAKDDLELQSMAQYQPARSLASVAPELPPALSAEIDRALAFEAAERHPDARTFQRGLAKVAREMGDASGPSLGQLALELPAELPSHSVPPPAGPTGSATIAASPRAAARPPALTMSRHDALERLALFGIRGQDVYFIDTIPLLEMIWADGVVQPEEVRLLESFLRAHVKNLNALAGHEVVTFEEARAFVQQFLERRPDPELLGLLRRMLPDTGIAGDEPHSIQRRRAILSFCLDIGAACVAAYPDGDRDRFCSEEQQAFEQIFRTLGGG; from the coding sequence GTGAGCGCCGCGACGGACCGAGCCCGCTCCCGTGTGGGCAGCACGGTGCGCGGCAAGTGGACGCTGGACCGGCTCCTGGGCGTTGGCGGCATGGCTTGGGTCTACGCGGCCACGCACCGCAACCAGAGCCGCGCCGCGTTGAAGATCCTGGCGCCGGATCTGGCCGGGGACGAGGAGATCCGCCGGCGCTTTCTGCGCGAAGGCTACGCTGCCAACACCATCGGTCACCCCGGGGCCGTCTTGGTCTACGACGACGACGAGGACAGCGACGGGACCGCGTACCTGGTGATGGAGCTCCTGGAAGGCGGGACGCTCAACGATCTGCGCCGGGCCGCCGGCGGGAAGCTGCCGGTCGGCGCCGTGCTCTCGGCGGCGGACCAAGCCCTCGACGTCCTGGCCGCCGCTCACGAGCGCGGTGTGGTGCATCGCGACCTGAAACCCACGAACCTGTTCGCGCTGCGCGACGGTCGCCTGAAGGTCCTCGATTTCGGCATCGCGCGCGTCCGCGGCACCACCAGCGAGGACGAGGACGAGGGCATGCAGCTCGGCTCCTTCGCGTACATGGCGCCCGAGCAAGCCCGCTCCGAGTGGGACCGCGTCGATGGGCGTGCCGATCTGTTCAGCGTAGGGGCGACGGTGTTTCGGTTGCTCTCCGGGCAGTACGTCCACGCCGCGAAGGACGACCTCGAGCTTCAGAGCATGGCGCAGTACCAGCCAGCGCGGTCGCTGGCGAGTGTGGCCCCCGAGTTGCCCCCTGCATTGTCAGCCGAGATCGACCGCGCACTGGCGTTCGAGGCGGCCGAGCGACACCCGGACGCGCGGACCTTCCAGCGTGGGCTGGCGAAGGTGGCCCGCGAAATGGGCGATGCCAGCGGTCCGAGCCTGGGGCAGCTGGCACTCGAGCTTCCGGCGGAGCTTCCCTCCCACAGCGTGCCTCCGCCCGCCGGACCCACGGGCAGCGCCACCATCGCCGCGTCGCCGCGGGCCGCGGCCCGCCCGCCGGCGCTCACCATGTCGCGGCACGACGCGCTGGAGCGCCTCGCGCTGTTCGGCATTCGCGGTCAGGACGTGTACTTCATCGACACCATCCCGCTGCTCGAGATGATCTGGGCGGACGGCGTGGTCCAGCCGGAGGAGGTCCGGCTCCTCGAGTCGTTCCTGCGGGCTCACGTCAAGAACCTCAACGCGCTCGCCGGTCACGAGGTCGTGACCTTCGAAGAAGCGCGGGCGTTCGTGCAGCAGTTCCTCGAGCGCCGCCCGGACCCGGAGCTGCTCGGCCTGCTCCGCCGAATGCTGCCGGACACCGGCATCGCCGGCGACGAGCCCCACAGCATCCAGCGCCGCCGCGCCATCCTGAGCTTCTGCTTGGACATCGGCGCCGCCTGCGTCGCGGCCTACCCGGACGGCGACCGCGATCGCTTCTGTAGCGAAGAGCAACAGGCGTTCGAGCAGATCTTCCGCACGCTGGGCGGGGGCTAG